The Sporosarcina luteola DNA window AGTCGGGAAAGAAGTAAGTCGATTGGAAGAGCATCCGGATCTTTATGCTGCAGCATATAGCCGACCGCACAATGCTCACATCGCATATTGCACAAATATGTAGTCGTAAATTCAATGCTCGACAATGTTAATTTGCCATGTTCCTGCACGTCCAAGTAGGCTTCCCACGGATCATAGGCAGGCGACATTTTTTGAAGTGTAGCTATATTTTTCATTTCTATATCTCCCTACTAGTTTACTAAACCAATAAATAAGTATGAGCTTCATTTTTATCTTTTGCAACCCTTGAACCTGCTAAAGCACTTTCTCAACCTATCAATTATTTTACTGAATTGTATAAATTTATGATATACTTCGACTTGAGAATAATGTACTTTATTCAAAAAAAGCGAAGGGATCGATAGGGCAATGAAGAAAACCAAAATAGTAATTCCCTTCTTATTAGTATGCATCATTATCAGTGCCTACTATTTTTCCAACAATAATTCATGTATGCGGAAAGCACCTCATTACAACTCCTTTATATTTTCGAGTCAACCACTCGGTCAGTTTGAAGTCAGTAAAAGCATCGCCAGTGAATCAATTGACGAGAAGAAGTATAAGAGATATAAACGGACGGAAGATGCGATGAAAGAATTTGGTAGGTATGTGCCCCTGCCCAAGGATGAGCCATATTTTATGGAATGTACTTTTGGAGAGGTTGCGTATGCAGATGGAGAGCCAGTGCAATTCACTCATTTTGTCAGGCATCGGGATATAAAAACCGACGTCCGTAAGGGGGCCAAATGGGAGTATAATCAGCAGCTAACGTACGGCATGTATTATTATAGGGTCAGTAAAGAGCCTTTTGCTTATTCCTTGGAGGACTCGGGGTTGGATGATGTAAAGACAATCCTTTTGGATGATGGAGTGAGAGCGTTGTTTACGCAAGATTTGATGGAATGGAAGGATGACCGGTTTTATTATCAGCTTTATCGCCGAAACAGTTTTATAGAGCCTTCTACGTTAACTTTTTTAGCCAATTCCTCTCGTGTTAATATCAGTTATGTACCTGAATGGGTGAATGAGATCGATTGAGGACTATTTTCCCAAAAAAGCAGCCTCCTTTTCACAGGAAGCTGCTTTTTCATTCACACATTTACCATCTCCAAAAACTGCCGCGTCCGCTCGTTAGTGGAGTGATTGAAAAACGTCTCTGGATCTGCATCCTCGATGATGCGCCCTTCATCCAGCATAATAATTCTGTCTGCTACTTCTTTGGCGAACTTCATTTCATGCGTGACGACGACCATCGTCATACCGTCATTTGCGAGGTCTTGCATAACTTGGAGAACTTCGCCGACGAGCTCCGGATCGAGCGCAGATGTCGGTTCGTCGAACAATAATGCTTTCGGTTCCATTGCAAGCGCACGCGCGATGGCGACACGCTGTTTTTGCCCGCCCGATAATTTATTCGGATAGACATCCGCTTTATCGGACAGTCCGACTTTCCCTAGCAGGGCAAGCGACAATTTCTTCGCCTTCTCTTTGTCCTCTTTTTTGACGATCAACGGCGCTTCCATTATATTCTCAAGCACCGTCTTATGCGGAAACAGGTTGAAATGCTGGAACACCATGCCGACTTCCGCTCGTACTTTCGACAAGTCTTCCTTTTTCCGATCGACTTTCCGACCATCAATCAAGATGTCTCCCTCTTGCGCCTTTTCAAGGAAGTTTAGGCAGCGCAGCAATGTACTTTTCCCGGAACCGCTGACGCCGACTAAAACGACGACTTCGCCGGGATTTATATCAATATCGATCCCTTTCAGCACTTCGAGATCACCGAATGATTTATGGAGATTCGTTGTCTTAATCATGTCATTTCCTCCAGCCTACGATTTATCCACGTTCAATTTATTCTCATACAACTTCAAAAGCCCTGTGAATATTAGGACGAGAACGAGGTAATACATGCCGACGACAAGGAACGTCTCGAACGGCAAGAAGGATGACGCCGCCTCCCGATTCGCAAGGCCGAACAGTTCCGTCACCCCGATGACGTACACGAGGGACGAGTCCTTCAATGTAATGATGAATTGGTTCCCTAGCGGAGGAATTGCGCGGCGCAGCGCCTGCGGGAAAATAATCCGGCGCATCGCCTGCGACCGATTCATCCCAAGTGCAAGGCTCGCTTCCCGCTGTCCACGGTCAACCCCTTGGATCGCCCCCCGGAACACTTCTGCAATATACGCCCCGTTATGGACACCAAGAGCAATCGCCCCTGCCCAGAAATTTGACAGGACGACGATCGACGTAATCCCATAGTACAAAAACATGATCTGTACGATGAGCGGCGTCCCGCGGATCAATGTAATATATAAGTTTGCAATCGTTTGTAAGATTTTCGATCTAGATATTTTCATCAACGCAAAGACAATCCCGAACACGGTCCCCAACACAATGGCAATGGCAGTTATTTTCAATGTGACAAGTGCCGCTTTCAGGAAGCCTTCGTACGTGCGCATGAACACTTCAGATAACGTTAGTAATATATCAGGCACTGGCCACTCCCTCTTTCCGTTACAAATCTGTTTTTATTCTAGTAGTTCAGCATTCTCCAAGTCGATATCCAATAGATTCCGGTCGAACCACTTTTGTGAGATTTCTTCATACGTACCGTCATCGATAATTTCTTGCAGGGCTTTGTCAATCGCGTCACGGAGCTCTTCATTATCCTTTTTCACCGCAACCGAAGGCTGTTCGACCCATAACGGAGTGCCGACCTCTTTAATGGCAAAGCCGTTATCTTTCGCTTCGAAACCGACGATATCCGACGTAATGACGGCATCCAATCGATTCTCAACCGTCAAATCCTTCAGTGCGACGACATCGCTGCTATAGTATTGGAGGTTGTCCGATAATTCCTTTGCTGGCTCCTCATATGTCGATTGCGCAATGACACCGATCTTTTTGCCTTTCAGGTCTTCAGGGGACTTGATATCGTTATTGTCTTCGGCGACCCAAATCATCCCGCCCGAATAATAGTATGGCTCTGTGAAAGCAGCCTGCTCGGCACGCTTTTTCGTATAAGCCATCGAGCCGATGATGGCATCGTATTTATTGGCAACCAGTCCTTGAAGAATTGTTTCAAATGGATTCGTCACCGGATTAGGCTCTAAGCCCATTCTCTCCGCGATCTCCGCTCCGATTTCCATATCGAAACCCGTAAGCTCCCCATTTTCCTCAAAGTTGAACGGCTTGTAGAGACCGCTTGCTGCATATGTTAATTTCCCTTTTTCAACAAGTCGATACCCGTCATTAGTCGCTTCGGTTTTGTCATCACCGCAAGCTGCCAACACAAGCGTGGCCGAAATAAGTAAAAATAATAGCGTTTTCCATTTTCCCATGATAATAACTCCCTCTTTCCCGACAAGTTGCCGTCTTTTTTTGCTTACTAACTCTCTTTCCCTATCATTTCCGTGCTAAACATCTAATTTTAATACTTTATAGAAAAATAGGATTGAGCGACAACAGGACTTGCCAGGAAAATGTGTTTTGAGGTGTTATCACCGACTGTCTGTACTTTATCACCGATTTAGCGGGGTTTATCACCGACTCTCGATGCTTTATCACCGATTTGGCAGGGTTTATCACCGACTCGGGTGAATTTATCACCGACTAACTACAATTCATACTGAATGAGTAAACTATGCTCCGTTTATTCACATAAGAAACAGGGAATTGGACAAGTCAGCAAGGCTTTCATGTACATAAACAGAGAGGTGAAGGGAGTCATGGCGTTAAACGGTGAGAAAGAAGAAATTTCGCGTGCGATTGTCCACGTATTGAAGGAAGGGCAAAAGGATACATTTCAAAAAATTGTATGTGAATTAACCCCATATGAAATATCCTGGCATTACCGAGGTCTGCCACGGAAACGCCGTATCCTTTTTTTAGAGTGGCTCTCTATGGATCAGCTAGTGAACCTACTCAGATACTTGACGCGCAACGAGCAGCTGCGCGTCTTGAAGAAGATAGGGCCTGCCCGTTCTACGGAATTATTAGAGGTCCTTAAGAGCGATGACCTGGCCCATCTTCTATCCGATTTGCCGGAAAAAGAGGTCAATGCGCTCATTGCCGAAATGCGTGACGAAGAGAAGAAAGACATACGTAAAAAGATGAAGTATCCGAAAAAGTCCGCCGGTCGGGCGATGATCAGCCAATATGTATGGGTACACGAATCCTATACTGTTGAAAAAACGATCAATAAGTTGAAATACTTTCGGGACTTCGCGGATTATTTGAATTACGTATATGTCATCAATGATGAAAAGGAATTGATCGGTGTCGCCTCTTACCGTGATCTGCTTTTGAGCGAACCTGACGAGGCAATCACAGATGTAATGACGACAGACATCGTCAAGGTGCATGAAAATACGAAAGAGAGTGAAGTCGCCAAAATGATCGGACGGCATGATTTCCTGTCCGTACCAGTTGTGAATGATGACAATATTTTAGTCGGCATCATTACTGCTGACGATGTACTCGATATTGTCGTCAGGGAAGCGAATCAGGATATTGATATGTTGCTTGCATCCGGTAAAGAGATCGACTTCCACACAAAACCCTTTGTCGCAACGTATAAACGGCTCCCTTGGCTTATTTTGCTACTATTCATCGGGCTCGTATCAGGCAGCATCATCGCAAAATTCGAGGCGACACTTGAAGCCGTCGTGGCATTGGCGTTTTTCATGCCGATGATTGCAGGGATGACCGGAAACACAGGAACCCAATCGTTGGCTGTCGTCGTCCGGGGGCTCGTCACCGAGGAATTGACAATGAAAAAGACACTTAGCCTTGTATTCCGGGAATTGCTCGTCGGCATCATGCTCGGAATTGTCTGTGGTGCTGTCATCTCCGTCATTGCGTATGTTTGGCAAGGCAGCTTCACACTTGGTCTCGTCGTCGGTTCTTCCCTCGTCGCGACTCTTATTATCGGTACACTCGCAGGAACTATCATTCCGTTGATACTGAGTAAATTTAAAGTTGACCCCGCGGTTGCTTCCGGCCCGCTTATTACAACGATCAATGACATTTTATCCTTATTGATCTACTTCGGAATCGCAACGATGTTCATTTCGAAATTGATGTAGAGAACGAAAAAAGCAGCCACAGTGGCTGCTTTTTTCATTGGCGGGTATATAGCAAAGTTCGATGGTTGGTTGACGTTAGATGCGTTTCTCAGTAAGTGGCCTCATTGTGCCGTGCTGCATGAGGTTCATATGCCATGAGAATGCCTTTTCGAGCACATGTGGCGTATGGCCGCCTCTATCAAGAGCTTCATAGAAGTATTCCCATAGTTGCGTACGGTACATTGGGTGCGCACAATTACCGATAATGAGCTCGACACGTTCTCTCGGCGCAAGGCCGCGCAGATCCGCATATCCATGCTCCGTAACAATGACATCAACGTCATGTTCCGTGTGATCCACATGCGAAACGAACGGTACGATGCTTGAAATATCGCCGTCTTTAGCGATGGATTTCGTAACGAAGATGGCAAGCCTTGCATTTCGGGCGAAATCACCGGAGCCGCCGATGCCGTTCATCATCTTCGTTCCTGTCACGTGGGTCGAATTGACATTGCCGTATATGTCGAGTTCAAGCGCAGTATTGATGGAAATCAAACCGAGTCGGCGGATGATTTCCGGATGATTTGAAATTTCCTGTGGACGCATGATTAGCTTGTCCCGGTAGTTATCCAGATTGTTGAAGACCTTTTCCATCTTCTCCTGCGATAGTGTGATTGACGCACACGAAGCGGTGCGGATTTTGCCCGCGTCGATCAAATCGAATACCGCGTCCTGCAGCACTTCCGAATAAACTTCCAAATCCTCGAATTCCGAGTCAAGCAAACCATGCAAAACTGCATTTGCTTGAGATCCGATACCCGATTGGAGAGGAGCAAGACTGTTCGTTAATCTACCCGCTTCCACTTCCGAACGAAGGAAGGATAGCAGATGCTCTGCCATAATTTCCGTGTCACGGTCAGGCTGGGTGATTGTTGAAGCGGAATCCTGTTGGTGAGTGAACACAATTCCCTTCACTCGATCCACGTCAATCGGAATGCCGATCGTACCAATCCGATCGCTCACTTTCGTCACTGGTATTGGATTCCGTTCTCCCTGTTTGCCCGGGTCATATAAATCATGGATTCCTTCCCAGGCCGTCGACTGTGCTGTGTTTATTTCAATAATGATTGACTTTGCATGCTGCGCAAACGATAACGAGTTACCTACAGAAGTCGACGGAATGATCATTCCATCCTCCGTCACTGAAATCGCTTCCAAAATCGCGAAGTCGATCGGTTCGGTCACATTAGTACGGATCCACTCTGCCGTATGGGATAGATGATGGTCGACAAAAAGCAGTTCCCCGTTGTTAATGCCGTTGCGCATCGCCTTTTCCGCTTGGAACGGCAGCCTCTTGTTCACGATGCCCGCTTCCGCGAATAATTTATCGATATCGGAGCCGAGGGAAGCCCCCGTAAACACATTCACTTTGAACTTTTCCGTTTCAGCTCGTTTCACTAACGCCATTGGAACCGCTTTCGCGTCGCCCGCACGTGTAAATCCGCTTAACCCTAATGTCATTCCGTCCTTAATCCAAGAAGCAGCTTCTTCAGGTGACACGATTACGTCTTTCAATTTTTCAATCCTGATACGATCCATATGGTTTCCCATTTAAATCGCCCCTTTTCATAACTTTTAGATAATTAAATTATACCTTGTCTGCGTGCTGAAAAGGGGTTTTGTGAATGAACTACCGGATTTGAAAACAGACAAGCTCATTCAATGACTTAAACAGCATATTTTTGATTAACCACCTCAAAACCCTAACAGTTTACGAAAATAACTGGAATACGATTGACTGACCGGGATTTGTGCACCATCATTCATGGAGAGAGTAAATGTAGAGTGAGTATCCGGATAAATCGCTTTAATTTGTGTTACGTTGACGATGAACGACCGATGGCAACGTACGAACAATTCATGTGGCAGCACAAATTCGAAGTTTTGCAATGAATGCCGATGGGTACCCGTTATATGATCCGCAACGACGACCGTTTTCCGATCCCGCACTTCAATATACTTCACTTCAGGAAATGGGACTGGTACCCAGCCATCCTCCGTTTTCACGGTAACGACCGACTTACCTTCCGTATATGCGGGATAGATAGCAACGACGCAACCGTCCAAAGCTCCATTATCATGGAAGGGAACTGCCATTCCGTGATAAGGCACACCAAAGACATCACGATTGATGAATTCTGAAACTTTTTGCCCTTCCTTTAGTGCTTTATAGGCGATCGTCCCCTCTCGCACAGGATCGCCTGGTCTGATTTTCAGGTCAATCCGCTTGCTCGGCCGGTAATAAATATATTCCTTTGTATTAGATACGACTATGGAGATTTCATCAGCAAACAACTCGCCGACAACGTCGAGGAGAGATTCCACGTTTAACAAGGTATTCCATACTCCTTTCGCAATTCAATTATTACTAGTATAAGTTTTCATGTACAATATTCCAATTTTCATTTATAATGGTAAGCAATCTAGACTAAAAATTTGGACTTAACAGAAACTACAGTTAACAAGGGGGAGCTATTATGCATATTCGGGATTTAATAGTAGAAAGACTCGGAGTCGCTACGGTAAAGTCAGATCAAAGCGTATCTGAAACACTAGCAAAAATCAACGAGACAGGATACCGGTGCATCCCTGTCGTCGACAACGATGACGCCTATAAAGGGATGATTTACAAAGTCGATCTACTTTCCTATCTGTATGAGGATAAGGGAGATGTCGCGAAGCCTATCGACTCCTTATTGAGACACCAAGACATCTACTTATATGAGAACGCTTCTTTTTTGAGCGCCTTGCTTGAAATCAAAGCATTGCCTTTCATCAGCGTCGTCAGGGATGGCAAACTTCTCGGTATTTTGACACATAATAAAATTGAAAGTGTCCTGGAAGACGCATTCGGACTGAAAACAGGCGGCATTAATATCACACTTGCATCGACTGAAGCACGAGGCATGATCAGAAAGTTGACGACGACGCTAAAGGACGAGAATATTGAAGGCATGCTCACACTGGACAACGGCTCAGCACTCGCGAGAAGGGTTGTCATTACGCTCGAAAACGGTAAATCCGATGAGGAAATGGTGAAATTGCGTGAGAGGCTTGAAAAACACGGATTCCGGATCTTGCAAATGCACAGAATTCAGCCTAAGTAACCAAAAGCACCGGGCGCTTGCCTTGCCATAACAGTTGGAAAATAACCACAAATAGAAGGCTGTTTCCACGTCGTAATCGACATCGGAAACAGCCTTCTTTTATGCAGCAATCTCGCTTTCTGGCTTCGGCACCATCCGCAACAGAATGCCTCCGATAATAAAGAGGATAACTAGACTGAACACACCGTACGCAGAGCTTCCCGTCAATGTAGCAGTTACACCAAGCAATAGTGGGCCCATGACGGATGCGAATTTCCCGAAAATATTATAGAAGCCGAAAAACTCGTTGGACTTCTCTTTCGGCACCAATTGCGCGAAATAAGAGCGGCTCAAAGCTTGAATTCCGCCTTGTGACGTCGCAACAAGCATTGCCAGAATCCAGAAATCCAATGTTGTCGAGAGGAAGAACGCATAAATGCAGACGATGATATAAACAAATATCCCGACATACAACATTGTCTTCACCGAAAATCGCTGCGCAAGCCTTCCATACAAAATCGCAAACGGTGCGGCAACGACTTGGGTAACGAATAGGACAATCAGAAGATCAGTCGGTTCGATACCCAAATCCGTTCCATATGCCGTCGACATCGAAATGATCGTACCGACCCCATCGATATAGAAGAAATAGGCCAATAAGAAGATGAATACAGTCCTGTATTTCTTAATTTCCTTGAACGTTTCACCAAGCCTGCGGAAGCTGCTAGCCAAAATATTTGGTTCCCGTTCAATCGCGTGAATTTGAACAACGTTCTTCAGCATCGGAATCGTGAAGGTGAACCACCAAATTCCCGTAATGACAAATGCCAACTTAGTCGCGACTGTCGTCGAAAGTGGTATGACTTCCTGTTTCGCCAACAGGATGATGGCGATGCTGATGATGAAAGGAATCGTACTTCCGATATACCCCAATCCGAAACCGCGCGAAGAGACTTCATCCATCTTCTCTTCCGGCGTTACATCGACCAGAAATGCGTCGTAGAAAATATTTGCCCCGTGGAATCCGATCGCAGTGATCGTGTAAATGATCAATAACGGCAACCACGTTCCCTCCGGCACAAACGCCAATGAAACCGTCGAAAGTGAACCAAGGAGGAAGAAGGCGAAGAAAAATTTCTTCTTCAATCCTTTATAGTCCGCAATCGTCCCCAAAATCGGCCCGATCATCGCTAAAATGAATGTCGCAATCGCCACCGTATACCCCAAATACGCTGTCGACTGCGTCAGTCCGACCCCTGCTTCGGTCGCCACCGACTTGTAAAAGATCGGAAATACTGCTGTTGTAATGATGATTGAATAGGCCGAGTTCGCCCAGTCATAAAACATCCAACTTTTCTCCGTCTTTGTGTATTTCCCCTTTCCCATCCATCCCACCCCTTTCATACTCTTCAAAACTAAGTTCGTACCAATATTATACAATTAATGATCAGCAAACAGTAGTGACGAATGTTCTTTTCTTCACCAATTAAATAGGCCAACCCTTAATGATACGGGTTGACCTCCAGGAGATCATGCCTCTATAAGAGAAAACATGCTTTCTATGACCTTCCCTAACGCGCGAGATGTATAGTGGAATGCGCTCTTTTTGTGCAATCGCTCGGTCAGCTTATGCGCATCTTTGCCATACGGCCCGATATTCAGGACAGGCGCCTGAAGCTGCTGCATTTCCTTGAAAGGGATGCTATATGTCTTCCCCCAAACGGGTGTGTTTTCTTTATAAGACTGCCAGCCCGAATCTGCCTTGTCATAATTCACATAGCTGAGATCAGAGATTCCATTGAAATAATGCACTTGCTTCGCTTCCACATGAAACTCTTCAAGTAAGACCTTTTGCACAAGGGCAATCTTTTCTTGTACGAGCTCGTTATCAGATGAATTGACGGCCGGATAATACGGAGGGGCATAAAACAGGATGACAGCTGGAGCCAAGTCCTGACAGTGCAACAGTAATCGATCGCTGATGAGCATGGACATTTGCCGTTCATCCAGCGACTTGTCCGACATGATATCTTCAAGAATCACTTGAACTTCCGCGCCGCCGATTTTCCCCTTAGCATATGCAAGCAATTCCTTGTACTCCAGTACGTTGATATTCCCGATTGGCTGGACGCCTTCCCGTTCACAAATCGCTTTATAATCCTTTAGGCATTCCGCCATCGCCCGGTCAGCAGTATCTTTGAATATCTTCATAATATCGTCAGCATTTTGCCGCATCAAAAAGACATTGTACAAGGCCGCACTATGATGGGAAGTTTGGGTCGAATAATCTTCCTTTAAATCAACCTGCTGCAAACACACTGGCAAAGGGGTCCTCTCGCCATACTCTTCTTCTACGAAATCAGAATTGAACTCCATCGCCCTCGTCAGATAAGACGCCATATAGTGGCTCGTCATGCCGCTTAAAGGCTCTCCGGCATGTGTCTCCCTTCCGTAAAACAGAGCTGAGGGCATAATTTTCCCGATGGTTCCCGAGTAAATATAATAATTCGGATCCTGCGGCTTCTGTGAAAAGGACGGCTCACTGTTAAGGAACAGCTCGTATTCCAATTGATACGCTTCCTTCAATTCCACGAGCCCCTTCACAGCAGCTCTCATTCCAGAAGAATTCACCTCTTCATCTGGCACTGTCAGTAAAAGGAGATTAATCGGCCACTGTTCAGCATTTGCCCTTTCCAACAAATGCAGATGCAAAACAAGCCCCATTTTCATATCCATCGTTCCGCGGCCAAATAAGTATTCATCCGAAGCCAAATCCTCTTGCGCATCCTCCGGCAAGTCGGCCATCCGGTTTTTCAATTCCTCTGTCAGTTGCCTAGGCTGGAAAGCTAACTCTTCTAGTCCTGCGCCAAACTCCTTTGTATGAACGGTGTCGAAATGGCTGATCAACACAATTGTTTTATTCGTCAGCCCGCTGTTATAAAGGGCGGTCACCGCATTTCTCCCCTTGCCTGCGTCGTGGAAATGAATATGCGAGCTGTGTTCCTGAAAATACTGCAATTCTAAAAGCTTTTTTAACAGTCGCGTCGAAAACTCGACTTCCCCCACAGTGCCCGTGCGACTGTCCCAGCTAACCAATTCACATAATAAATCTTCCAGTTGATCAGGTCGATTCCATTTCAGATTCTCCATTCCCATCTTATGACCCCCTTTTTCTATGAACGTATAAAATAGTAACAGTTTCATTTATTGTTCTAAACGTACGATGGCAAGAATGGAAAGTCAATTAAATTTTATTGAATTGAATAAATAAATAAATATCTCCTTCTTCAAAAAAACCGACTTAAGAACTATATTTTGTGGAATGCCGTTCTTTCGAATGGTATAATTAATATGAATATAATTACTAATAAAATTGATTTTTTCATGCTCTAGGCTACTTATACTCTCGTTCCCTCAACCGGTGGATTACACAGAAATATTTCTTCGCGACATAGCGTTGTTTTTGTATAGAAAGGAATTGGAAATGGTGTTTTCGGAATTGAGTTACAACTCTCTCGTTTCTCTATTAGATAAGAAATTCTGTGTATCAGTTGCTGATAGAAGAGGGCGGATAACCTATGTGAATGACAACTTTTGTGCATTGTCGGGCTATTCCAAAGATGAGCTGCTCGGAAATAGTTACGGCGTTGTCAACCCTGGGTATACGCCGGAACGATTTGTGGAGGAAATGGAGCAGTACTTTTCACGTGATGAAGCTTGGCAGAAAAATGTCATGGCCATTGCAAAAGATGGTACTCCATATTGGGTAAACGCCAACATTATACCGGTATTGAATGCGGACGGGGAGATTATCCAGTTCCTTTCTATAGACAGTGACATTACAGCACGGGAGCTTACGAAGGGAAAATATAAAGAGACGCTGCAAAATCTGCGTAATATCGAAAATGCGCTCGACCATTCATCGGTCGTCGCCATAACCGACGCGAAAGGCGTCATCACGTATGTCAATGAAAAATTCTGTGCATTGTCCCAATATACGAGTAGTGAATTGATTGGAAAAACACACCGAGTCGTTAATTCGAAAGTTCATCCCAAAAGCTTCTTCAAGGAAATGTGGAACACGATCCAAAGCGGAGAAATCTGGCAAGGCGATATTTGCAACCGTGCGAAGGACGGCTCCCTCTATTGGGTAAGTACAACAATCGTCCCGTTTCTTGATGAAGAAGGAAAACCGGAACAGTATATTGCAATCCGGCATGACATTACAGCTCGGAAGCAGGCGGAAGAATCCTTGGAAGTCGCTTTACAGAATGATTTCCGGACTACCGTGAAAAACTTGCAAAATGCGATTTTCAAGTACAAGACTACTGAAGATGGAGAAATCAAATTCTCTCTTTTCGAGGGACAAATAAAAGAACGGGTCGGTATTTCGGTAGACAAGTTAAACTCTCAGAAGCTCTCCTATTA harbors:
- a CDS encoding transporter substrate-binding domain-containing protein gives rise to the protein MGKWKTLLFLLISATLVLAACGDDKTEATNDGYRLVEKGKLTYAASGLYKPFNFEENGELTGFDMEIGAEIAERMGLEPNPVTNPFETILQGLVANKYDAIIGSMAYTKKRAEQAAFTEPYYYSGGMIWVAEDNNDIKSPEDLKGKKIGVIAQSTYEEPAKELSDNLQYYSSDVVALKDLTVENRLDAVITSDIVGFEAKDNGFAIKEVGTPLWVEQPSVAVKKDNEELRDAIDKALQEIIDDGTYEEISQKWFDRNLLDIDLENAELLE
- a CDS encoding amino acid ABC transporter ATP-binding protein yields the protein MIKTTNLHKSFGDLEVLKGIDIDINPGEVVVLVGVSGSGKSTLLRCLNFLEKAQEGDILIDGRKVDRKKEDLSKVRAEVGMVFQHFNLFPHKTVLENIMEAPLIVKKEDKEKAKKLSLALLGKVGLSDKADVYPNKLSGGQKQRVAIARALAMEPKALLFDEPTSALDPELVGEVLQVMQDLANDGMTMVVVTHEMKFAKEVADRIIMLDEGRIIEDADPETFFNHSTNERTRQFLEMVNV
- a CDS encoding LytTR family DNA-binding domain-containing protein; translated protein: MLNVESLLDVVGELFADEISIVVSNTKEYIYYRPSKRIDLKIRPGDPVREGTIAYKALKEGQKVSEFINRDVFGVPYHGMAVPFHDNGALDGCVVAIYPAYTEGKSVVTVKTEDGWVPVPFPEVKYIEVRDRKTVVVADHITGTHRHSLQNFEFVLPHELFVRCHRSFIVNVTQIKAIYPDTHSTFTLSMNDGAQIPVSQSYSSYFRKLLGF
- a CDS encoding CBS domain-containing protein: MHIRDLIVERLGVATVKSDQSVSETLAKINETGYRCIPVVDNDDAYKGMIYKVDLLSYLYEDKGDVAKPIDSLLRHQDIYLYENASFLSALLEIKALPFISVVRDGKLLGILTHNKIESVLEDAFGLKTGGINITLASTEARGMIRKLTTTLKDENIEGMLTLDNGSALARRVVITLENGKSDEEMVKLRERLEKHGFRILQMHRIQPK
- a CDS encoding acetyl-CoA hydrolase/transferase family protein; the encoded protein is MGNHMDRIRIEKLKDVIVSPEEAASWIKDGMTLGLSGFTRAGDAKAVPMALVKRAETEKFKVNVFTGASLGSDIDKLFAEAGIVNKRLPFQAEKAMRNGINNGELLFVDHHLSHTAEWIRTNVTEPIDFAILEAISVTEDGMIIPSTSVGNSLSFAQHAKSIIIEINTAQSTAWEGIHDLYDPGKQGERNPIPVTKVSDRIGTIGIPIDVDRVKGIVFTHQQDSASTITQPDRDTEIMAEHLLSFLRSEVEAGRLTNSLAPLQSGIGSQANAVLHGLLDSEFEDLEVYSEVLQDAVFDLIDAGKIRTASCASITLSQEKMEKVFNNLDNYRDKLIMRPQEISNHPEIIRRLGLISINTALELDIYGNVNSTHVTGTKMMNGIGGSGDFARNARLAIFVTKSIAKDGDISSIVPFVSHVDHTEHDVDVIVTEHGYADLRGLAPRERVELIIGNCAHPMYRTQLWEYFYEALDRGGHTPHVLEKAFSWHMNLMQHGTMRPLTEKRI
- a CDS encoding amino acid ABC transporter permease, with product MRTYEGFLKAALVTLKITAIAIVLGTVFGIVFALMKISRSKILQTIANLYITLIRGTPLIVQIMFLYYGITSIVVLSNFWAGAIALGVHNGAYIAEVFRGAIQGVDRGQREASLALGMNRSQAMRRIIFPQALRRAIPPLGNQFIITLKDSSLVYVIGVTELFGLANREAASSFLPFETFLVVGMYYLVLVLIFTGLLKLYENKLNVDKS
- the mgtE gene encoding magnesium transporter; the protein is MALNGEKEEISRAIVHVLKEGQKDTFQKIVCELTPYEISWHYRGLPRKRRILFLEWLSMDQLVNLLRYLTRNEQLRVLKKIGPARSTELLEVLKSDDLAHLLSDLPEKEVNALIAEMRDEEKKDIRKKMKYPKKSAGRAMISQYVWVHESYTVEKTINKLKYFRDFADYLNYVYVINDEKELIGVASYRDLLLSEPDEAITDVMTTDIVKVHENTKESEVAKMIGRHDFLSVPVVNDDNILVGIITADDVLDIVVREANQDIDMLLASGKEIDFHTKPFVATYKRLPWLILLLFIGLVSGSIIAKFEATLEAVVALAFFMPMIAGMTGNTGTQSLAVVVRGLVTEELTMKKTLSLVFRELLVGIMLGIVCGAVISVIAYVWQGSFTLGLVVGSSLVATLIIGTLAGTIIPLILSKFKVDPAVASGPLITTINDILSLLIYFGIATMFISKLM
- a CDS encoding MFS transporter produces the protein MGKGKYTKTEKSWMFYDWANSAYSIIITTAVFPIFYKSVATEAGVGLTQSTAYLGYTVAIATFILAMIGPILGTIADYKGLKKKFFFAFFLLGSLSTVSLAFVPEGTWLPLLIIYTITAIGFHGANIFYDAFLVDVTPEEKMDEVSSRGFGLGYIGSTIPFIISIAIILLAKQEVIPLSTTVATKLAFVITGIWWFTFTIPMLKNVVQIHAIEREPNILASSFRRLGETFKEIKKYRTVFIFLLAYFFYIDGVGTIISMSTAYGTDLGIEPTDLLIVLFVTQVVAAPFAILYGRLAQRFSVKTMLYVGIFVYIIVCIYAFFLSTTLDFWILAMLVATSQGGIQALSRSYFAQLVPKEKSNEFFGFYNIFGKFASVMGPLLLGVTATLTGSSAYGVFSLVILFIIGGILLRMVPKPESEIAA